Genomic window (Chondrocystis sp. NIES-4102):
AACGTCGTTGGCTTAAGTCAATTTGCACGCTTATTACCACAGGAATTATCTGGTGGGATGAAACAAAGGGTAGCGATCGCTCGTGCTTTAGCTTCAGAACCACAAATCCTCTTGATGGATGAACCTTTTGGGGCTTTGGATCTGCATACAAGGGAGTCTATGCACGAATTTATTCTCGATCTTTGGCAGCGTACAGGTATTACTGTATTTATGATTACTCACGATGTGGAAGAAGCGGTTTTTCTCTCCAATCGAATTTACGCTTTAGGTTCACGTCCTGGTACTGTTCGCAAAGAGATTACTATTCAATTGCCAGAACGCACTCAAACAATTAAACGTCATTCTATATTTCACGATTATCGAGATGAATTGATGGCTTTAATGCGTCAGCACGGAAAAGAGGCACTTGCAGCAATAGCTTAATATAATTACTCAATCATACACCTTTAGTAATAGTGCATTATCTCAAAGAAAACTTCTAAATAATAAAATTCAATAATCAATCTATTTAAATATTCAATTTAGCTACAAACCTTTAATTTATCGGTTTTCTAGTTCAAAATATTAACGCCAAATTATCCACTTTAAGCTAAATTCTTTTCTAATTGTCATTGATTATCTGTGCATCTTTAATTTAGGAAAAACCTCCGCATAGAGACTCAGATTGTCATGGGAGTTAAAATATTGCAAGATATTGGTGAGTATTTTTTTGAAGTAGGGAAAATGAGAATAAATAACGAAAAATACCTGAATTTGTGCTTAAAATCGCCTTTGACAACCAAACATTGGCTATTTTCTGCACTAATTTGGGTTTTAATGCTTTTACCTGCCCAGGCATTGGAGTTAAGGGTAGCAATTCAAAAAAACGTTTCTACTATTAAAGTGGGTAGTTCCACCACCGCTATAGTTAAAGATGGTACAGGTAAGCAAATTGGTAAGCTTAGTTCCATGTCTTCCCTAGCAGCGCAACCAGAAGGTACTGGGGTGAGTATTAATGACCGTGTACAAGCGGGAGAAATAATCATTGAACCTGAAAAAAATGGCTATGTTTGGATAGGCGATCGCTGGTATCGTGGTAGAACTCATTTAATTCGTCAGGGTGATGGTTTGACTGCCATTAACTATGTAGATTTAGAACAATATCTTTATAGTGTTGTCGGTGCAGAAGCGGTTTCTAGTTGGCCCATCGAAGCCTTAAAAGCTCAAGCCGTAGCAGCACGATCCTATGCTTTATACAAACGTAATACTGAAGCTAATAGTATTTATGATGTAGATACAACCGTAGGAACGCAGGTATATAAAGGCTTAGATACGGAATATACTACCACCCATGCTGCAGTTAATGGAACTTTAGGTCAGATCATGACTTATAACAATAAAGTTATTTTAGCTGCTTTTCATTCTTCCTCTGGTGGACACACTGAAAATGTTGAGGATATCTGGACTTCCCCTCTACCTTATCTAAGAGCGGTAGTAGATTACGATCAAAAATCTCCTGTATTTCAATGGGAGAAAATATTTCCTGTTAGTCAAATTCAAGATTTAGTAGCAGGAGTAGGCACAATTAAAGGGTTGCAGCCAGCAGAAATGACTCCTTATGGGCGAGTAATTACTATGAAAATTACAGGCGATCGCGGTACAGCTATGGTTAGTGGGCAAGATTTACGCAAAGCGTTGGATCTTCGTAGTACTTTGTTTCGGATCTCTACAGATGGTAATAATTTACAAGTTGAAGGGCGAGGTTTTGGTCATGGGTTGGGTTTGAGTCAATGGGGTGCTTATTATTTAGCCAAGCAAGGAGTTAATTATCATCAAATTCTCGCTCATTATTATCAAAACGCTCATTTAACCAGGTTGAAATAAGACGATCTCACAGCCTGAAGGGAATTTTCTGTATTAATTTGTCTAATATTTATTTACTATGTCTATCAACTCAACTGCAAAAGATGCAGATGTATTACCACGTATTTTAGTTGTATCAGTTCGTGGGTATCGTTTTCAGGTAGCTAATTGTTGTATTTATGAATTTGAAGATCTTT
Coding sequences:
- a CDS encoding ABC transporter-related protein; protein product: MFLQIDHLHKHFATKNGNLIVLKEINMAIAKGEFICTVGASGSGKSTLLRQIAGLDTPTSGHVRINNQPIKGPGPDRGMVFQQYTLYPWMNVQENTEFGLKLQGIPAKQRKEQASYYLNVVGLSQFARLLPQELSGGMKQRVAIARALASEPQILLMDEPFGALDLHTRESMHEFILDLWQRTGITVFMITHDVEEAVFLSNRIYALGSRPGTVRKEITIQLPERTQTIKRHSIFHDYRDELMALMRQHGKEALAAIA
- a CDS encoding SpoIID/LytB domain protein, whose protein sequence is MGVKILQDIGEYFFEVGKMRINNEKYLNLCLKSPLTTKHWLFSALIWVLMLLPAQALELRVAIQKNVSTIKVGSSTTAIVKDGTGKQIGKLSSMSSLAAQPEGTGVSINDRVQAGEIIIEPEKNGYVWIGDRWYRGRTHLIRQGDGLTAINYVDLEQYLYSVVGAEAVSSWPIEALKAQAVAARSYALYKRNTEANSIYDVDTTVGTQVYKGLDTEYTTTHAAVNGTLGQIMTYNNKVILAAFHSSSGGHTENVEDIWTSPLPYLRAVVDYDQKSPVFQWEKIFPVSQIQDLVAGVGTIKGLQPAEMTPYGRVITMKITGDRGTAMVSGQDLRKALDLRSTLFRISTDGNNLQVEGRGFGHGLGLSQWGAYYLAKQGVNYHQILAHYYQNAHLTRLK